The Pyruvatibacter sp. HU-CL02332 genome includes a window with the following:
- a CDS encoding AraC family transcriptional regulator ligand-binding domain-containing protein: protein MAEAAGMKLSEDGALLCNGEVLLRVAQTTDGRLKDTDYFDLIDLVRSRVPDDFVLVEAFATAIGVDHIGALGLAMKTAPTLRDSLGRIERYFRLVTDTATYRLDESGNPVLLRFEARTGEHPALDLRTECALASLVRNMGAFVEGDLVLEHVSFRHSPRTNPDRYVATFGCPVRFDADKDAIAMQPATLSLPNRLGDVSISEFLTNHLETEIGPLREDTPIRTTLMHRLKRALSSGIPQAADVARDMGLSERTLYRRLSDEGITFREVLVEAQSTLAQELLRDSNSSIAEIAFLTGFSEQSSFTRAFKRWAGQAPAQFRQQPRPVPGPPGP from the coding sequence GTGGCTGAAGCGGCCGGGATGAAGCTGTCTGAGGACGGTGCGCTTCTCTGCAACGGGGAGGTCTTGCTTCGCGTTGCCCAAACGACCGATGGCCGGCTCAAAGATACGGACTATTTTGATCTTATTGATCTCGTACGCAGCAGAGTACCAGACGACTTCGTATTGGTAGAAGCCTTTGCAACGGCGATTGGCGTAGATCACATCGGAGCACTCGGCTTGGCAATGAAGACGGCGCCGACGCTGCGTGACTCACTTGGACGGATTGAACGTTATTTCAGGCTCGTCACGGACACAGCCACCTACCGGTTGGACGAGTCCGGTAATCCAGTTCTCCTGAGGTTTGAAGCTCGTACCGGCGAGCATCCGGCGCTTGACTTGCGGACCGAGTGCGCTCTTGCGAGCCTGGTTCGCAACATGGGCGCTTTCGTGGAAGGTGACCTAGTCCTTGAGCACGTGTCATTCCGCCATTCCCCGCGCACCAACCCTGATCGCTATGTCGCGACGTTCGGCTGTCCAGTCCGGTTCGATGCGGACAAGGATGCAATAGCAATGCAGCCGGCAACACTGTCTCTCCCAAACCGCTTAGGCGATGTGTCCATCTCAGAATTCTTAACGAACCACCTTGAGACTGAGATTGGGCCTCTGCGGGAAGACACGCCCATCAGGACGACGCTTATGCACCGTCTCAAGAGAGCCCTCAGCAGTGGTATTCCGCAAGCCGCAGATGTGGCACGTGACATGGGATTGAGTGAACGCACGCTTTATCGGCGTCTGTCAGACGAAGGAATTACCTTCCGCGAGGTCCTTGTGGAAGCGCAATCAACGCTGGCACAAGAGCTCCTGAGGGACAGCAACAGTTCGATTGCAGAGATTGCTTTTTTGACGGGGTTCTCAGAGCAAAGCTCTTTCACGAGGGCATTCAAGCGCTGGGCCGGACAGGCCCCGGCGCAGTTCAGACAACAGCCTCGCCCTGTCCCCGGCCCGCCGGGCCCATAG
- a CDS encoding isochorismatase family protein produces MRQTTLSTKTLVSLLLLTASSIAICTIPGAAQGEDFSRAATAIEPPVNDGLPMPGFDISKGETAIVITDPQNDFLSPEGVTWGVVGESITANGTVENLEALFAVAEETDMPVFVSPHYYFAHDHKWHFEGTLETLMHGIGMFDRPHALTLEGFEGSGADWLDRYKRYINNGKTVVTSPHKVYGPDSNDLVLQLRKAGINKVILAGMSSNLCTESHMRSLIEAGFEVMVVTDATAGAITEHYNGYDASLVNFRMIASAVDNTENTVARIRAADRD; encoded by the coding sequence ATGCGCCAAACAACCTTATCGACCAAAACACTTGTGAGTCTTCTTCTCCTCACAGCCTCCTCAATCGCCATTTGCACCATACCAGGGGCCGCACAGGGAGAAGATTTCAGCCGTGCTGCAACTGCCATCGAACCGCCGGTGAATGATGGACTGCCGATGCCGGGTTTCGATATTTCCAAGGGTGAGACCGCAATCGTCATTACGGATCCGCAGAACGACTTCCTTTCACCTGAAGGAGTAACCTGGGGCGTTGTGGGCGAGAGCATCACCGCAAACGGCACGGTCGAGAACCTCGAAGCTCTTTTTGCAGTGGCGGAAGAGACAGACATGCCAGTCTTCGTATCGCCCCATTACTACTTCGCACACGATCACAAATGGCACTTCGAGGGAACGCTTGAGACGCTCATGCACGGCATCGGTATGTTTGACCGGCCTCACGCCCTGACCCTTGAAGGTTTTGAAGGCTCCGGGGCCGATTGGCTCGATCGGTACAAGCGCTATATCAACAACGGCAAGACCGTCGTCACCAGCCCTCACAAAGTCTACGGTCCCGACAGCAATGACCTGGTGCTTCAACTTCGAAAAGCCGGCATCAACAAAGTCATCCTCGCCGGAATGTCATCCAACCTCTGCACTGAGTCCCACATGCGAAGTCTCATTGAGGCCGGGTTTGAGGTGATGGTGGTCACCGATGCGACCGCCGGTGCCATTACCGAGCACTACAACGGCTATGACGCATCACTGGTGAATTTCCGGATGATCGCCAGCGCGGTCGACAACACCGAAAACACAGTTGCGAGAATTCGGGCAGCCGACCGCGACTAA
- a CDS encoding YHS domain-containing (seleno)protein, which translates to MNIKLHLVAASAAIALAIPSAAYSADEYNVSTGITTSGVPLAVHGMDTVVLSNLNAVAHGDAAHTVVNDGVAYYFASKKSAELFEATPEKYMPQYGGFCAYAVALGKKFDGDPRFADIVDGKLFLFVNAAVFEKYSQDKARILKNAEETWPDIQHTPVADL; encoded by the coding sequence ATGAACATCAAACTGCACCTCGTCGCCGCGTCGGCTGCAATCGCACTAGCTATTCCCTCGGCCGCATACTCGGCTGACGAGTACAATGTCTCCACTGGTATCACCACCAGCGGCGTGCCGCTTGCCGTACACGGTATGGATACGGTTGTGCTTTCCAACCTGAACGCAGTTGCGCACGGCGATGCCGCGCATACCGTCGTAAATGACGGCGTGGCTTACTACTTTGCTTCGAAGAAATCCGCTGAACTCTTCGAAGCCACACCTGAGAAATACATGCCACAATATGGTGGGTTCTGTGCCTATGCGGTGGCGCTTGGCAAGAAGTTCGATGGTGACCCACGTTTTGCAGACATCGTGGATGGCAAGCTATTCCTTTTCGTCAACGCCGCCGTCTTCGAGAAATACAGTCAGGACAAGGCCCGCATCCTGAAGAATGCCGAAGAAACCTGGCCAGATATCCAACACACGCCAGTTGCGGACCTCTAA
- a CDS encoding ATP-binding protein, which yields MTHEQEQEVRRLEVLRDLDILDTEPELTFDRITRFCARNYRAPISLVSLVDEKRQWFKSAVGLDAKETPREQAFCAHAIHQDDIFFIPDATQDPRFADNPLVTGAPHIRTYVGAPLIARGDVKLGTLCLIYDEVTPISNETMDDLRDLACIVVDELELRQALTIAEHARRHAELADKAKSDFLAVMSHEIRTPLNGVLGMAEMLKSSNLAPDQAEMVETIASAGDALLDTLSKSLDLAKLDSGTMKVMSRPFKPAGLTAECIALFQGRAQQKGISLSMHSDFADGTMVIGDEKKISQILNNLISNAIKFTHLGGVRVHIRLAAKSEREAQLFLSVEDTGVGMSRSFQEKVFEPYTQEDATGGSGARGTGLGMSICNDLCTLMGGTIGVESDSGKGSTFLVGLPVEIATEVQAPSMVPDNQPGVLREATTARVLVVDDNEINRLVIARMLTHLGIQSHIVCNGLEAVEAWQANPFDTVLMDVHMPVMDGPTAAKEIRTLAASLSTVPQLRIIAVTADAMPDQVTALLAHGFDGHLEKPIQVNKLAEVF from the coding sequence ATGACGCACGAACAAGAACAGGAAGTCCGGCGCCTCGAAGTGCTGCGGGACTTGGACATTCTTGATACCGAACCGGAACTCACATTCGACAGGATTACACGCTTCTGCGCGCGGAACTACCGGGCGCCGATCTCACTTGTTTCGCTCGTCGACGAAAAACGGCAATGGTTCAAATCCGCGGTTGGCCTTGATGCGAAAGAGACGCCGCGCGAGCAAGCTTTCTGCGCACACGCCATTCATCAGGACGATATCTTTTTCATTCCGGACGCAACTCAAGACCCACGGTTTGCCGACAATCCGCTGGTGACTGGTGCACCGCATATTCGGACCTATGTTGGTGCCCCCCTCATCGCGCGCGGCGATGTTAAGCTGGGGACGCTTTGCCTCATTTACGATGAAGTAACACCCATCTCTAATGAAACGATGGACGACCTGCGGGATCTTGCCTGCATCGTCGTGGATGAACTCGAACTCAGGCAGGCACTTACGATCGCGGAGCATGCCCGCCGGCATGCAGAACTTGCGGACAAGGCCAAGTCAGACTTTCTGGCGGTCATGAGCCACGAGATACGAACACCGCTCAACGGCGTCCTGGGCATGGCCGAAATGTTGAAATCCAGCAATTTGGCGCCGGATCAAGCTGAAATGGTCGAAACCATAGCAAGCGCTGGAGATGCCCTCTTGGACACGCTCAGCAAGTCGCTTGACCTTGCAAAGCTCGACAGCGGAACCATGAAAGTGATGTCACGTCCGTTCAAACCGGCTGGCCTGACAGCTGAGTGCATTGCCCTGTTCCAAGGGCGGGCGCAGCAAAAAGGCATCTCCCTTTCGATGCATTCGGATTTTGCAGACGGCACAATGGTTATAGGCGACGAGAAAAAGATCTCGCAGATACTTAACAACCTCATTTCGAACGCGATCAAATTCACCCACCTTGGCGGTGTGCGTGTTCACATTCGCCTTGCTGCAAAGTCCGAGCGCGAGGCGCAGCTCTTCCTGTCGGTCGAAGATACGGGAGTTGGTATGTCACGCTCTTTCCAGGAGAAGGTGTTCGAACCTTATACGCAGGAAGACGCAACAGGCGGCAGCGGCGCGCGAGGCACCGGGCTGGGCATGAGCATCTGCAATGACCTGTGCACCCTGATGGGCGGCACCATCGGCGTAGAAAGTGACAGCGGAAAGGGTTCGACGTTCTTGGTTGGGCTGCCCGTCGAGATAGCGACAGAGGTACAGGCCCCTTCTATGGTTCCTGACAATCAGCCCGGTGTGCTGCGCGAGGCAACCACAGCGCGGGTACTCGTCGTCGATGACAATGAAATCAACCGCCTGGTGATTGCCCGCATGCTAACCCATTTGGGGATCCAGTCGCATATCGTCTGCAATGGCCTGGAGGCTGTAGAAGCATGGCAGGCCAACCCATTTGATACCGTCTTGATGGATGTCCATATGCCCGTCATGGACGGGCCTACTGCGGCGAAGGAGATTCGCACATTGGCGGCATCACTCAGCACTGTGCCGCAGTTGCGGATCATCGCCGTCACGGCCGACGCGATGCCGGATCAGGTAACTGCGCTTTTGGCGCATGGGTTTGATGGACATCTCGAAAAACCCATACAGGTCAACAAACTGGCCGAAGTCTTTTAG
- a CDS encoding methyl-accepting chemotaxis protein, with amino-acid sequence MLGKFKSIGTAADGGFTLGLSAKIYGGFGAVLLLAAFMGGFAFFGAQSIGNDFNEFRHTAHESDLISVIQEDILKARMAAYQFRNTADVAKAQTAIASLEELVAVEGQAKAAFTAADDLKRLDQIISLTETYKAGFQNVVTSQGTISRLMTVDLAGHVAAGWTGFEEVETQLGASGQSQALITASVAQSHFSRAIAAKERFRRTGESADAKTASSEFGKASEGLSKLGREVRGSSAARPVSVLAGQVADAGKVFAEAATFVSTRNEIYSSTLDVVGPEISAIVAEQRSAISEYQSKASALAEEHVVSTEISTIFVLVLALATGAVAAFFVARLVTKPVTNAVTYLGKLADGETDFAVVGTDRKDEIGAMMRTVVALQKPVAEAFFLKNVVDETPIAIMTADPEDDFKVTYANKQTFESLKPLAALLPIDPKDIVGQSIDIFHKQPEMQRRVLSNPDNLPHRAKISLGNEVLDLRVSAIRDRNGKYIGPMLSWSIVTGMVRLAESFEASVGSIAQNVAAGSTEAEATASQLLNSVESSADRISATAAAAEESSTNVQTVATATEELTASIREISERVVEVSKVADSAVTETNTSVESLKSLSAASEQIGEIIGLITDIASQTNLLALNATIESARAGEAGKGFAVVANEVKALAEQTSKATDDIRGHIEQLQEITGDAVRSITGVQEINGRLSEVSTAIASAVEEQNAATNEISSSVQQAAAGSAEISKNIVEVKQVSEENGTAAQSLSEAASSLSEQSEVLKKAVDEFLVEVRAA; translated from the coding sequence ATGTTGGGTAAATTTAAGAGCATTGGCACAGCGGCGGACGGCGGTTTTACGCTGGGCCTCTCTGCAAAAATTTACGGCGGGTTTGGCGCCGTTTTACTGCTGGCAGCCTTTATGGGCGGATTTGCGTTCTTCGGCGCACAGAGCATCGGAAATGACTTCAATGAGTTCCGCCATACGGCTCATGAAAGTGACCTGATCTCGGTTATCCAGGAAGATATTCTGAAGGCGCGCATGGCGGCCTATCAGTTCCGAAACACCGCAGATGTGGCAAAGGCCCAGACGGCCATCGCAAGCCTAGAGGAGCTTGTCGCAGTTGAGGGCCAGGCCAAGGCAGCTTTCACGGCAGCAGACGATCTCAAGCGCCTCGACCAAATCATTAGCCTGACGGAAACCTACAAGGCTGGCTTTCAGAATGTGGTGACATCACAGGGTACCATCTCAAGGCTGATGACGGTTGACCTTGCGGGCCACGTGGCCGCTGGATGGACCGGTTTCGAAGAGGTCGAAACGCAGCTGGGCGCCTCTGGCCAGAGCCAGGCCCTGATCACAGCCTCTGTCGCCCAGTCGCATTTCAGCCGCGCCATTGCCGCCAAGGAGCGGTTCCGGCGGACGGGTGAAAGCGCTGATGCCAAGACGGCCTCCTCGGAATTCGGCAAGGCTTCAGAAGGGCTCTCGAAGCTGGGCCGCGAAGTGCGCGGCAGCAGTGCCGCACGCCCGGTCTCCGTCCTCGCAGGCCAGGTTGCTGACGCCGGAAAGGTATTTGCCGAAGCCGCGACCTTTGTTTCCACACGCAATGAAATCTACTCTTCCACCCTCGATGTGGTTGGACCTGAAATCAGCGCAATTGTTGCTGAGCAGCGCAGTGCCATTTCGGAGTATCAGAGCAAGGCATCCGCTCTGGCCGAAGAACATGTGGTCAGCACGGAAATTTCCACAATTTTTGTCCTCGTCCTGGCATTGGCCACTGGTGCAGTCGCGGCGTTCTTCGTCGCCCGGTTGGTTACCAAGCCAGTCACTAATGCCGTGACCTACTTGGGCAAGCTTGCGGATGGCGAAACGGACTTCGCTGTCGTTGGAACTGATCGCAAAGATGAGATCGGCGCGATGATGCGAACGGTCGTTGCCTTGCAGAAGCCGGTTGCTGAAGCGTTTTTCCTGAAGAACGTTGTAGATGAAACGCCAATTGCGATCATGACAGCGGATCCCGAAGATGACTTCAAGGTTACCTACGCAAACAAGCAAACCTTTGAGAGCCTGAAACCACTAGCTGCGCTTCTGCCGATTGATCCCAAAGACATCGTCGGCCAGTCAATCGATATCTTCCACAAGCAGCCGGAAATGCAGCGTCGGGTTCTTTCAAACCCCGACAACCTGCCGCACCGTGCGAAGATTTCGCTAGGCAACGAAGTGCTTGATCTGCGCGTCTCTGCCATTAGGGACCGCAACGGCAAGTATATCGGCCCCATGCTCTCTTGGAGCATCGTAACGGGCATGGTTCGCCTGGCCGAATCCTTCGAAGCAAGTGTCGGCTCTATCGCCCAGAATGTGGCTGCCGGGTCGACTGAGGCCGAGGCAACCGCTAGTCAGCTGTTGAACAGTGTGGAATCATCAGCTGACCGCATTTCTGCAACCGCCGCTGCGGCTGAAGAAAGCTCAACCAATGTACAGACTGTTGCAACCGCCACAGAAGAGCTCACAGCTTCTATCCGTGAAATCTCGGAGCGTGTGGTGGAAGTGTCGAAGGTTGCCGACTCTGCGGTGACAGAGACCAACACGTCGGTGGAGTCACTTAAGTCGCTTTCTGCGGCCAGTGAGCAGATTGGTGAAATCATCGGTCTGATTACTGACATCGCGTCTCAGACCAATCTCCTCGCTCTAAACGCCACGATCGAGTCTGCTCGTGCCGGTGAAGCGGGTAAGGGTTTTGCGGTTGTGGCAAATGAGGTCAAGGCGCTTGCTGAGCAGACCTCGAAAGCCACGGATGACATCCGTGGACATATTGAGCAACTCCAGGAGATAACCGGAGACGCTGTCCGCAGCATCACCGGTGTTCAGGAAATCAATGGTCGCCTGAGCGAAGTCTCGACGGCAATTGCCTCCGCGGTGGAAGAGCAGAACGCCGCCACCAACGAGATTTCGAGCAGTGTGCAGCAAGCCGCTGCCGGGTCGGCCGAGATTTCCAAGAACATCGTCGAGGTCAAGCAGGTGAGCGAAGAGAACGGCACGGCCGCGCAATCGCTCAGCGAGGCAGCCTCAAGTCTCTCGGAACAGTCTGAAGTACTGAAGAAGGCTGTTGATGAGTTCCTTGTGGAAGTGCGCGCAGCGTAG
- a CDS encoding MarR family transcriptional regulator, which translates to MDVARTERTIRNGVHTKASTRAVRDRRAALAAVDLMEVAARLLAQKSDGTDLTSTQWLALRFFADASARNTIGEFAEFFRVSPSSASQTISRLRQRDLVAYERPPEDRRRCEVVVTDAGRKLLKSDPAASVAELLLTLDRDQFDGLVAGLTALIVTDSEMFD; encoded by the coding sequence ATGGACGTTGCCCGTACGGAACGAACGATCCGCAACGGTGTGCACACCAAAGCATCAACGCGGGCCGTGCGTGATCGCCGTGCCGCGCTTGCGGCCGTCGATCTTATGGAAGTGGCAGCGCGGCTGTTGGCTCAGAAGAGTGACGGCACCGACTTGACCAGTACTCAATGGTTGGCGCTGCGGTTCTTTGCAGATGCTTCTGCCCGCAATACGATTGGGGAATTCGCCGAGTTTTTTCGAGTGTCTCCCTCAAGCGCATCGCAAACTATCTCTCGCCTGCGGCAACGGGACCTGGTGGCCTATGAACGCCCCCCGGAAGATCGGCGCCGCTGTGAGGTTGTTGTCACCGATGCTGGGCGTAAACTGCTCAAGTCAGATCCCGCAGCATCAGTGGCCGAACTGCTGTTGACGCTTGACCGGGACCAGTTTGATGGCTTGGTAGCCGGGCTCACAGCCCTCATCGTGACCGACTCTGAAATGTTTGACTAG
- a CDS encoding response regulator — protein MPTEATQSIDALSDALSGLGFDLRTLLSELTVVLNKTYVDDTISAPPPDIRHRVETLSTELELKVCDLLDLSTIAANSFEPEWDDLSLQDLSDLILGSMPSTIHVDADPVLLKNGSTRVSIDGRRVSRAVAMLTEDLSRQHMPGTRYTLSWAVDTVPDMLLMTVTPNEAPDAVVPAEPKIDTSGALRGLANLLLEGIGGKHHDGHETSGSSGVTIEIPVKSLTRSHGEAPTHDASDADAILHILIVDDNSANRLLLERMVTALGHQSETANDGNAGLSAFGRSNFDVVLMDIMMPVMDGVECMKLMRRLNRDTPVVACTAHAMPGDSDRFLAEGFDDYLSKPIAMPHLSKILARYASSMDRVAPDGHAGRESDN, from the coding sequence ATGCCTACAGAAGCTACCCAGAGCATTGATGCCCTGTCTGATGCCCTGTCTGGACTCGGTTTCGACTTACGGACGCTGCTCAGTGAGCTGACCGTGGTGCTGAATAAAACCTATGTGGACGACACGATCAGCGCTCCTCCGCCAGACATCCGGCACAGGGTCGAAACTCTCTCAACCGAACTGGAACTGAAGGTCTGCGACCTGCTCGACCTGAGCACCATCGCGGCAAACAGCTTTGAACCGGAATGGGACGACCTATCATTGCAGGATCTGTCTGACCTGATCCTAGGCTCCATGCCAAGCACCATCCACGTTGATGCAGATCCAGTCTTGCTTAAGAACGGGAGCACCCGCGTTAGTATTGATGGACGACGCGTCAGCCGTGCTGTCGCCATGCTGACGGAGGACTTGTCCAGGCAGCATATGCCAGGCACGAGATACACACTTTCCTGGGCCGTCGACACTGTCCCGGACATGCTGCTGATGACCGTCACGCCAAATGAAGCGCCGGATGCGGTAGTGCCCGCCGAACCGAAAATTGATACTTCAGGGGCACTCCGCGGACTGGCCAACCTGCTTCTGGAAGGTATTGGCGGGAAGCACCATGATGGCCACGAGACCAGCGGCTCCTCGGGAGTTACCATTGAGATCCCGGTCAAGTCTTTAACGCGCTCACATGGCGAAGCACCGACGCACGATGCGAGTGATGCAGACGCGATACTGCATATCCTTATTGTCGACGACAACTCAGCCAACCGTCTGCTGCTTGAGCGCATGGTGACGGCGCTGGGGCATCAATCGGAAACTGCCAACGATGGCAATGCGGGTCTCAGCGCGTTCGGCAGGTCCAATTTTGACGTTGTCCTCATGGACATCATGATGCCGGTCATGGACGGTGTGGAATGCATGAAGCTTATGCGCCGACTGAACCGCGACACACCTGTGGTGGCGTGTACGGCCCACGCCATGCCTGGCGACAGTGATCGCTTTCTCGCTGAGGGGTTCGATGACTACCTCAGCAAGCCGATCGCCATGCCTCATCTGTCCAAGATTCTTGCCCGCTATGCGTCGAGCATGGATCGGGTGGCTCCTGATGGCCATGCCGGCCGCGAGTCCGACAACTAG
- a CDS encoding response regulator: MAGEITRSSVLIVDDNLHMLRIHEAILRAARCRSVVAVRDPVMGLERMRQNPFDAIIVDLNMEPIDGIEFIEMVRKATDIQTTQIPIVVCSGHSEIWRIKAARDAGCNEFVAKPVSAENLLNKLNTALSKPRHFVSEAKYKGPDRRRTGHTDREVDERRAQEH; encoded by the coding sequence ATGGCAGGCGAAATTACCAGATCCAGCGTGCTGATTGTTGATGACAATCTTCACATGCTCCGCATTCATGAAGCGATACTCAGAGCCGCGCGGTGCAGAAGCGTTGTCGCTGTTCGTGACCCCGTTATGGGGCTAGAGCGGATGCGCCAGAATCCCTTCGATGCGATTATCGTTGATTTAAACATGGAACCCATCGATGGCATCGAGTTCATTGAGATGGTTCGCAAGGCTACCGACATCCAAACCACACAAATCCCGATCGTCGTCTGCTCGGGCCACTCAGAAATCTGGCGCATCAAGGCAGCGAGGGATGCCGGGTGCAATGAATTCGTTGCCAAGCCAGTTAGTGCTGAGAACCTGCTCAACAAACTGAATACGGCACTCTCCAAACCGCGGCATTTCGTGAGCGAGGCCAAGTACAAGGGACCGGACCGACGCCGGACCGGCCATACTGACCGCGAGGTCGACGAGCGTCGTGCCCAAGAGCACTGA
- a CDS encoding BLUF domain-containing protein — MTMTLSGPVRRLVYTSKAMPGLAEDDLAAILETSDLHNTAAGITGALVFHMGCFVQVIEGAPLSIEALMESITHDRRHRDIVIQCDVAADRKHFDRWVMSFVGMTQRNSSSAILVRDANATRCLVEGENIESLAGQLDDLFLATYRASPAAIS, encoded by the coding sequence ATGACGATGACCTTGTCCGGACCGGTACGGCGTCTTGTTTACACTTCCAAAGCCATGCCCGGTCTCGCAGAAGATGATCTGGCGGCCATCCTGGAGACATCCGATTTGCACAACACGGCAGCGGGTATCACCGGTGCGCTGGTATTCCACATGGGTTGTTTTGTGCAGGTGATAGAGGGTGCACCCTTGTCTATCGAAGCACTTATGGAATCCATCACCCATGATCGCCGTCACCGTGACATCGTGATCCAATGTGATGTGGCCGCGGACCGAAAACACTTTGACCGCTGGGTGATGTCGTTTGTCGGGATGACACAACGTAACAGCTCATCTGCTATCCTGGTGCGAGACGCAAATGCAACCCGATGCCTCGTGGAAGGCGAAAACATAGAATCGCTGGCTGGCCAGCTGGACGACCTGTTCCTCGCAACATACAGGGCAAGCCCTGCCGCCATTTCCTGA